GATCTCGCGCTGGATCTCCGCGAGCGCCTGATCGCCGCGCGGCGCCATCTCGATGGTCGAGGGGGTCAGGCCCTGCGTCGAGCCCTGCGGCGTGGGCCCGCGCACCTTCACGTGCTCCTTCTCGTCCGTCCCATCCCAGCGAATCGAGACCAGGGCGTCGGGGAAACGGAAGAGGTGGATGCGGTCGTTCTCCTCCACGAAGTGGGGATTCGCCCGTCCGTCCGTGGGCGCGATGAGCGTCGCCGGCCCGCCGCCGGAGCCGTCCGGGTCGGCGGACACCCACACGATCTCGGTCCCCGGAGCGCCGCCCTCGCCCTGTGTTTCGTAGGCCCGCACGAGGCCGCGCACCGCGACGATCCGGTCGCCCGGCCCCCACGCGGGGGCGAAGTACGTCGCCGCGTCGCGCGTGAGCCGCACCGGATCCCCGCCGCCGTCGCTCCGCGCCTTGTACAGGTGCCCCTCGTTTCCGTCCCACGTCGAGTACGCGATCCACGCGCCGTCCGGCGACCAGGTCGCGAAGTGCTCCGACATGTCCGCGTCCGTGAGGCGTTCGGGGCTCGAGCCGTCGGCGCCCGACACCCAGAGGCGGTCCAGCGCCGTGAAGGCGAGCCGGTCCCCGGCGGGGGAGGGCGCCGCGTCGCGGATCTGGCGCACGGTGAAGGTCGGCGTGTCCTCGATCGGATAGTCGAAGTCGACCCTCGGTCCCAGCGTGAGGTCGAACCGGACGCGGAAGGGGATCTCCTCCGCCTCGCCTCCCTCGACCGGCAGCTTCCAGATCTTCCCGCCGTAGGAGGCGACGAGGTGCCGGGAGTCCGGGGTGAACGACATGCCGGGAAGTACGTCGAGCGTGGCGCGCGACTCCTGGTCGTCATGCTGGACGGGATAGGCGAGCCAGCGCTCGTCGCCGCTCTCGAGGTCCCGGATCAAGAGCCCGGTGTGTGCCTCGTGCCGCGTCCCGAACACGAGCCAGCGGCCGTCGGGCGAGAGCACGGGCCGGATCGCGGAGCCGTATCGCGAGGAGCGGGTGTATCGTTCGCCCGACTCTCGGTCGTACGCCTCGAGCTGGTACTGCGGAAACTGCGCGTTGTAGGTCCAGTCGCCGGTTCGCCGCGCATACCAGATGTAGCGGCCGTCGGAGGAGACCGCGGCCCCGAGCATCTTCAGGTTGTCCGGTTCCGAGACGAGCTGGATGCCGCTCCCGCCGTCCACGTGGAACATCTTGAGCTTCGGCAGGCCGCCCCCGCGGAAGCCGCCCATCGACGCCACGATGTAGTCACCGTCCGGAAGCCACTCGGGCGACTCGGCGCGATTGGCCGCGCCCTTCGAGATCGGCGTGGTGTCGGAGCCGTCGAGCGAGCGGATCCAGATGTTCTGTCCGCCGTCGTAGTCGGACGTGTAGACGATCCGCGCGCCATCGGGGGAGAAGCGGGGCTGGGCGTCGAAGGCCATCCCCGAGGTGAGCTGCGTCGCATCCCCGCCGCCGATCGGGATGGTGAAGAGGTCGCCGAGGTAGTCGAAGACGATCGTCTCGCCGTCCGGGCTCACGTCGAGAGAAATCCAGCTCCCCTCGGTCATGTCCATGGCGACGGTCCGGTCGACGGGCAGCGGCAGGTTCTCGTTCTCCGGCTCCCCGTCTCCGTTCGAAGCCTCCTGCGCGGTCGTGGCGCCTGCGGTAGCGAACAGAAGTGCAAGCGAACAGGTGTACGGGACGACCGCGAGCATCGCGCGGTACACGAACGAAGACTGTTTCATCGGACGGCTCCTCGAAGTGTGATGTTCCCGCGGGAACGTCGCCGCTGCCGGCGAGCTGTCGCAATTTGCGCGCGGTCCCCGCGTGGCGCACTCTCCGGCCCATGACACGCCAACCAGACTCAGCGTCGGCGTCGGGTCCGGCGCCGCTCTCCGTGCTCGCCGTTGCGGGCAGTTGCCGTCGACGGTCGTTCAACCGGGCGCTCCTGCGGGCCGCCATCGCGCGGGCGCCGGACGGTGTCGAGACGCGGGATTTCGATCCGTCCCGGCTGCCGTTCTATGACGGAGACGTGGAGGCCGCCGGCGATCCGGACGTGGTCGCGGAATTCAAGGCTGCGGTTCACGCCGCGGACCTCGTGCTGCTCGTGACGCCGGAGTACAACGGAGGTCTGCCGGCCGTGCTCAAGAACGCCGTGGACTGGGGGTCGAGACCGCCGCGTCCGCAGGCGTGGGACGGGAAGCCCGTCGCGATCATGGGGGCGACGCCCGGCCGCCTGGGGACGGCGCTGGCCCAGCGCTCCCTGCGCGAATCGCTCGCGGGGCTGAACGCTCACGTCATGCCGCAGCCGCGGGTGCTGCTCTCGGGGGCGGGCGCCGTCTTCGACGATGATCTCGAGTTGGCGGACGAAACGACGGGGAAGCATCTCGACAGATTCATGTCCGCCGCCGCAGAATGGGCACGTCGGTTCCGCTGAACGGTCAGGCAGGTGGGGGAGGGGTTTTGTCCGACGCTGATGGTGCGCGCGTCATCTTCGAGAAGCTGGCGGAAGATGTTCGTGTTCCGACGCGAGCTACGGAGCAGTCGGCCGGCTACGACATCCGGGCGCATCTCACGTGCGGGCCGATCCGGGTCCATCATGGTGCCAGCCGCGAAACCGCCTCGGTGACCGCGATCTCCGCCGCGGACGGTACGCTTTCGATCGTCCTCGAACCCGGCGACCGGGCGCTCGTGCCGACGGGCTTCCGCGCGCGCCTGCCCGACGGCTACGAAGCGCAGATTCGAATGCGGTCGTCGCTCGCCTGGAAGCGCGGGCTCACAGTGCCGAACGCGCCCGGTACCGTGGACGCAGACTATCCGGACGAGTGGTTCGTCCTCGTCCTCAACTCGGCGCCGCACCCCATTCGGATCGAACACGGTGAACGGATCGCCCAGGTCGTCCTCCACAAGTACCGGGTCGCGCGCTGGGAGGAGGGGCCGGTCGCGGTCTCGACGGATCGCGCGGGCGGGCTCGGCAGTACCGGCAAACGATAAGGAAAGGAGAAGACACGATGCCCGAACTGCAGGAATGGCTGCTCGCCATCCCCGTCCTGATCACGCTCCTCGTTATCTTCCTCGTCGAAGTCACCGGCTCGTCCAGGCGCTGAAACGCCCGGCGCCGGCGCTGACGCGGGGTTCTTAGCCGACGGCTAGCGGAACGGCTCCGGGTGGGGACGCTCGAACGGTTCCGTCTCCTCCATGCGGTCGACCTCGATCGTGTCCGCGTGCGGGCAGGCTACCGAACGTGACGCTGCCCCCTCGACGATGAAGTAATCCCCGGTCGCCGCGTCTCCCAGGTCGCCGGCCAGCGTGTAGAAGTACCCATCCCGATCCTCGAACGTCACGCAACCGTTTTCCCGCCCGGCGATCATGCCGGTGCGCTGGACCCGGCCGTCCTCATCCGTCACGTGGAACGGGTCGGAAAGCCCCGTGGGCGCAAAGTTCCCGTTGAAGATGATGAAGACGACGGCACGGTCCCACGTCGCCGTCTGCGGCACGTGCACGGTGGCTCCGATCTCGCCGAACTCGCCTTGGTCGCCCGTCCCGAGTTCCTCGAAGCCCGTGCCGATGGCCCCCAGGCCGACGACCACCCTCGCCTGGAGCGGGATGTTCTCCGTGTAGAGGCTGACCTCGGTGCCCGGCGGCCCGATGCGCGGCTCCATCGTCTGGATCTGTCGCAGCGAGTCGGGCGTGGCCGGATTCGGATGCGCCTGCGCGGACGCGGCGCTTGCCGTGAGGAGCAGGATCGATAGCGCGCCGAGACCTGAGAAGGTGCGGGCGAGGGCGCGTCGCTTCAGGAATCGATTCATGATGGCCTCCGGGCGAAATCCTCCCGTCCATGCTGGGCCCGGTGCCACCTCACCCGCAAGCGGAGGCGGTTCGTCTGCCCCCGTGCGGGCGAGGCGTTAGCTTGCGCGTGCGGCACGCGCGCCGGGGTGGCGGAATTGGCAGACGCATCGGACTTAAAATCCGAAGGGGTCCATCCCCGTGTGGGTTCGAGCCCCACCCCCGGCATTCTGCTAGAACGGGCTGAAGTCCCAGCGCATGCGGGCGAGTATCACGCGCCCGATCGCCGGCGCCCCGAGCATGCTCTGGTATGCCTTGTCGAAGACGTTGGATACGTCGACCTGGAACCAGAGGTCCTCGTACCCCGGGACGCGGAAGCCGAAATTCGCGTCCAGCGTGGTGATGGCGTCGACATCGCCCACCCAGGGGCCCGAATTGAACGGATAGCCGTTCTGCGCCCGGAAGCGCAGGCCGCCGTTGACTCCTGAATCGTCGTTCCGGTACGTGAGCGACGCGGTCCCGCGCACCGTCGGCGCATTCAGCGATACCTCGCTCAGGAGTTCGCCCGCCGTCTCGAAGGTGTTCTTGTCGATGAACGACAGCGAAGTGGCCATCTCCAGCCGGTCGCTGAGGAGGAAACCGGCGCCCAGCTCGCCCCCCATGACGTCGAACCCGCCGGCATCCTGGTATCCGAGCACCATGGCGGACGTCGTGCCGCCGGCACTGGTGGGAGTCACAGCTCCCAGAGGAACCTGTGCGGCGAGATCCGCGACCAGCTGGGCCGTACCGAGCGCGACGGCCTCGTTTGGGAAGGCCACGCCGACGAACTGCCGGAACACGCCTTCCAGATACGGTCGCAACTGCGCGCCGTTCAGGAAGAGGTTGGGCGAGAGCAGCCGCAGGGGGGCAATATAGCTGTCGTAGCGGGTGAACCAGGCGTTGGCCCCGAACGACACTCGGTCTCCGAACAGCCCCTTGTAGCCCACCTCGAGCGTGTTGCTGACCGTCGGACCGAGCGCCTCGATGTCCTGCAGAGCGGCGAGATCGACCGCCTGACAGAACGGCGGAGCCACGCAGCCTGCGGGCGGTGCGCCGCCTCCCGCCGCCTCCACGTCGAGGAGCAGGGCCAGGATACCCACCTGGTCCTGCGAGGGGACGGGGATCAATGGCAGGAGTGCCGCCAGCGGTGCCAGCTGAGGATCGGCCCCGGCCACAGCGCTGAGCGTGTTTATCGCCGTGCTCCAAAGCTGGGCCGTGGTCGACGGAAGGAACTGCCGCGCACTGCCCCCGCCCAGCACGTTGAAAGGCGACATATGCATCGGGATCCCATTCGAATCCCGCATGTACATGTGCCCGTTGCCGGCGGAGCCGGTCGCGCGGAGGTCGTACCGGAACGGCAGGCCGGGGATCGGGATCGTCCCCCCGGAGATATCCAGGAACTGGTTCGTGGAGGTAGGCGTAGAGAACGCCCGGTTGAAAGTGACCCGGAACGAGTTCGCCGCATCCGGCTTGTACACGAGCGCCGCGCGCGGGGAGAAGACCGGATCCGTCAGGCTGCTGTTGTAGTCGTACCGGAACGCGCCCGTGAGATCGACCTTCGGGCTCAGCGCCCACTCCCACTGGACGTAGCCGCCGACCTCCGTCGTCTCGTCGTCGTTCTCGAACTGTCCGTTGATCGTGCCCCGGCTGTCCGGGTTCGTCCCGAGGTAGTCGACCCCGTAGATGAGCCGGTGCGCCGAGCCGATCCGCGACTGGTGCTGCACCTGTCCCACCATCAGGGAAGAGTTGTCGAAGAGCGGCCGGCCCGAGCGGAGGAGGAAGGTTTCGTCGTTCGTGTTGTAGTTGTAGAAGACCTGCGCGAACAGATCCTTGTGCCGGAGACGGGCCTGTCCGTATGTGACGCCCCAGTTGGTGACGTTGGACGCGCCCAATCCGGTGAGTTCCGTTGCCTGGGCGGCAACGTTTCGTCCCCCGGCCAGAATGAGCGAAGTCCCCGGCGACGGCTCGAAGTCCATGCGCGCGTCCACGGCCCAGTTCCGGTGTCCGTCATCGCGCCCCATGGCCGCATTCCGGGCGGACTGGGCCAGCACGCCCTGATCCGTCGGATTCGTCAGGTCGAGTCCGGAAGTGAACGGCTGGCAGGCCGGCGATGTGGGGTCGAACCCGGCTCCGATACAGGCCTGCCCCGCGCCCTGCACCTGCGCCTCGGCCAGATCGTTGAAGACGTATTCGGTCGCGTCGAAGTACTGGCCCGAGATCTTGAAGCCGAACTTGTCGCTCGGGGCCACGGCGATGCGCCCATCGAACTGGAACAGCCCGGCGTCCTCGCCCTGGATCGGGCCGCTGCCGACCCCCGGCGTGTCGCCCTGCTGCCGGAGGCCGCCGCCCACCGAGAAGCTGGCGCCCGGCGAGTGAATGGGGGACTTCGTGAGGTAGTGGACAACGCCGCCCGCCGCATTCGGTCCGTAGAGGGCCGACCCCGGGCCCAGGACGGTCTCGACGTGGTCCATGTCGAGGTCCGAGGCCGGGTTCAGGTAGAAGATGTTCACCCGGAGCGACGGCACGCGCGCGATCCGGTTGTCCGTCATGAACAGGGTGCGGCTGGAGAAGATGTTGTTGAAGCCGCGCAACACCGCGGCGCGGCCGCGAATCCCCGTGCGGGCGACGTCCACGCCGGGCTGGTGTTCCACATGCTCGATCGGAGACGTCACCTGGCGTTCCTCGAGATCGCGCGTCGAGACGACCTCCACCGCTGCCGGCGCCTCCAGCACCTTCTCATGCGTGCGGGACGCGGTGACGGTGAGCGGATTGAGTTCGAACGACTGCTGCGTCATGGTCGTCGAGACGGTCGTCGACTGGCCCGCGGCGACGGCCTGCGATTCCATGACGACGGTCACCCAGCCCGGTGCGGTGAACCGGACCGAATACGAGCCTGCGGACACACCGTCGATGGCATAGGTGCCGCCTGGGCCCGTGGTGGCTTGCGCCGCCACCGCGCCCTGTGCGTCCAGGACCTCGACCAGCACGGCCGCCAGGGGTGCGCCCGTGTCGTCATCCGTGACCGAGCCTGCGATTCGACCCTGCGCCCACGCGGCGCCGGGGAAAGCCCCGAACGCGATGACCGCCGCCAGAAGAAAGGTTCCCCGCCCAGCATTCCGACCGAAACGAACTCCGAATCCCGTCATCGCGAGCGCCTCCCGCCCTTCGGTTGAACCTGCCGGCATCTCTCAGTTACAAGCTAAGCCGAACCCCGGTTTCTGTCAGCGCACCCGGCCGAAGCGGACGTCGCGCGTGCGGACGTTGGAGAGGTAGAAGCCGATCACCTGTCGGTTGCGGTCCCGCTCGAAGGCGACCGACAGGCCGCCGCCCGAGAACCGGTCCTCTTCTCCGGGCTCGAGTTCCGTCCGGTCGAGCCGGCGCTGGTGCAGCACGAGCGTTCCATCCTCGACGGTGAAGGTGTAGAACGTCTCCAGTTCCTCGCTGAAGAAGCGACCGGCGAAGTCGGCAAGATCCTCGGCCGTCGGCTCCCATGCCCCGGCCTCATCATCCTCGAGGCGCGTGGCGTGGTTGTCCCCGTTCTGATGCAGCGTGAGCCCCTCGACGTCGCCCTCCGGATCCCGCAGGAAAGTGACGGAGGCCTCTACCGCGAGCAGGCGGAAGGTCGAGTCGGACGTGGGGACGATCTCGAGCCGCTGCTGGCCCGTCGCCT
The Candidatus Palauibacter soopunensis genome window above contains:
- a CDS encoding NAD(P)H-dependent oxidoreductase — protein: MLAVAGSCRRRSFNRALLRAAIARAPDGVETRDFDPSRLPFYDGDVEAAGDPDVVAEFKAAVHAADLVLLVTPEYNGGLPAVLKNAVDWGSRPPRPQAWDGKPVAIMGATPGRLGTALAQRSLRESLAGLNAHVMPQPRVLLSGAGAVFDDDLELADETTGKHLDRFMSAAAEWARRFR
- a CDS encoding TonB-dependent receptor, producing the protein MTGFGVRFGRNAGRGTFLLAAVIAFGAFPGAAWAQGRIAGSVTDDDTGAPLAAVLVEVLDAQGAVAAQATTGPGGTYAIDGVSAGSYSVRFTAPGWVTVVMESQAVAAGQSTTVSTTMTQQSFELNPLTVTASRTHEKVLEAPAAVEVVSTRDLEERQVTSPIEHVEHQPGVDVARTGIRGRAAVLRGFNNIFSSRTLFMTDNRIARVPSLRVNIFYLNPASDLDMDHVETVLGPGSALYGPNAAGGVVHYLTKSPIHSPGASFSVGGGLRQQGDTPGVGSGPIQGEDAGLFQFDGRIAVAPSDKFGFKISGQYFDATEYVFNDLAEAQVQGAGQACIGAGFDPTSPACQPFTSGLDLTNPTDQGVLAQSARNAAMGRDDGHRNWAVDARMDFEPSPGTSLILAGGRNVAAQATELTGLGASNVTNWGVTYGQARLRHKDLFAQVFYNYNTNDETFLLRSGRPLFDNSSLMVGQVQHQSRIGSAHRLIYGVDYLGTNPDSRGTINGQFENDDETTEVGGYVQWEWALSPKVDLTGAFRYDYNSSLTDPVFSPRAALVYKPDAANSFRVTFNRAFSTPTSTNQFLDISGGTIPIPGLPFRYDLRATGSAGNGHMYMRDSNGIPMHMSPFNVLGGGSARQFLPSTTAQLWSTAINTLSAVAGADPQLAPLAALLPLIPVPSQDQVGILALLLDVEAAGGGAPPAGCVAPPFCQAVDLAALQDIEALGPTVSNTLEVGYKGLFGDRVSFGANAWFTRYDSYIAPLRLLSPNLFLNGAQLRPYLEGVFRQFVGVAFPNEAVALGTAQLVADLAAQVPLGAVTPTSAGGTTSAMVLGYQDAGGFDVMGGELGAGFLLSDRLEMATSLSFIDKNTFETAGELLSEVSLNAPTVRGTASLTYRNDDSGVNGGLRFRAQNGYPFNSGPWVGDVDAITTLDANFGFRVPGYEDLWFQVDVSNVFDKAYQSMLGAPAIGRVILARMRWDFSPF
- a CDS encoding amidohydrolase family protein — protein: MKQSSFVYRAMLAVVPYTCSLALLFATAGATTAQEASNGDGEPENENLPLPVDRTVAMDMTEGSWISLDVSPDGETIVFDYLGDLFTIPIGGGDATQLTSGMAFDAQPRFSPDGARIVYTSDYDGGQNIWIRSLDGSDTTPISKGAANRAESPEWLPDGDYIVASMGGFRGGGLPKLKMFHVDGGSGIQLVSEPDNLKMLGAAVSSDGRYIWYARRTGDWTYNAQFPQYQLEAYDRESGERYTRSSRYGSAIRPVLSPDGRWLVFGTRHEAHTGLLIRDLESGDERWLAYPVQHDDQESRATLDVLPGMSFTPDSRHLVASYGGKIWKLPVEGGEAEEIPFRVRFDLTLGPRVDFDYPIEDTPTFTVRQIRDAAPSPAGDRLAFTALDRLWVSGADGSSPERLTDADMSEHFATWSPDGAWIAYSTWDGNEGHLYKARSDGGGDPVRLTRDAATYFAPAWGPGDRIVAVRGLVRAYETQGEGGAPGTEIVWVSADPDGSGGGPATLIAPTDGRANPHFVEENDRIHLFRFPDALVSIRWDGTDEKEHVKVRGPTPQGSTQGLTPSTIEMAPRGDQALAEIQREIYTVTVPRVGVTPTINVSNPDNASFPARRVTDIGGEFPAWSGDGRTVHFSLGNAHFSYDLDAAQAYEDSVEASEAAEDVDETDEEAGADEEEEEEVTEQEEEDEGYRAVEHRILIDAPRDIPTGVAVLRGGRAITMNGSEVIENADIVVRNNRIEAVGASGTVAVPEDAVVFDISGRTVVPGFVDTHAHLRARDQLHRTDVWPYLANLAYGVTTTRDPQTGNTEVLSYADMVRTGTILGPRVYSTGPGVFWQDGIDTEEEARDVLSRYADYFDTKTIKMYVAAARKGRQHIIMAARELGLMPTTEGSLNLRQNLTETLDGYPGLEHSIPVFPVYDDYVRLFAETGRVYTPTLLVSYGGPWAENYFYSRENPHDDPKLRRFVPHDEVDSRTLRRPQWFREDQHVFSRHGEFVRNLVDAGGKAGVGSHGQLQGLGYHWELWAMAADDMDEHDALRTATIFGAEAIGLDRDLGSIEAGKLADLVILTANPLDDLRNTNAIEQVMFNGRLYDADTLDEIHPRQRPLAPLWWWDDEPDGVPGVTAR
- the dut gene encoding dUTP diphosphatase — its product is MSDADGARVIFEKLAEDVRVPTRATEQSAGYDIRAHLTCGPIRVHHGASRETASVTAISAADGTLSIVLEPGDRALVPTGFRARLPDGYEAQIRMRSSLAWKRGLTVPNAPGTVDADYPDEWFVLVLNSAPHPIRIEHGERIAQVVLHKYRVARWEEGPVAVSTDRAGGLGSTGKR